From Daphnia pulicaria isolate SC F1-1A chromosome 4, SC_F0-13Bv2, whole genome shotgun sequence, one genomic window encodes:
- the LOC124335818 gene encoding uncharacterized protein LOC124335818 isoform X2, with the protein MSSKGEEYFGLLEITLNSKGGVPDMVYTFVSLESIASINDGQVIDTFGYVCDIGGMTTSVVDESFGDYMLVNMTIGCTNETRLLISGMGFRHGHWFGRSGIQEDSIVIIKG; encoded by the exons ATGAGCAGCAAAGGGGAAGAGTATTTCGGTTTGTTAGAG aTCACCTTGAATTCCAAAGGAGGTGTACCTGACATGGTGTATACGTTTGTGTCGTTGGAAAGCATTGCATCAATCAATGATGGCCAAGTAATAG ATACATTTGGATATGTTTGTGATATCGGTGGCATGACTACCAGCGTTGTTGATGAATCGTTTGGTGATTACATGTTGGTGAACATGACTATTGGCTGTACCAATGAAACCCGA TTGCTTATTTCAGGCATGGGTTTCCGTCATGGACATTGGTTTGGGCGATCTGGAATTCAGGAAGATTCAATTGTGATTATCAAAGGGTGA
- the LOC124335818 gene encoding uncharacterized protein LOC124335818 isoform X1, which yields MTENQFDLKTDAHCSITLNSKGGVPDMVYTFVSLESIASINDGQVIDTFGYVCDIGGMTTSVVDESFGDYMLVNMTIGCTNETRLLISGMGFRHGHWFGRSGIQEDSIVIIKG from the exons ATGactgaaaatcaatttgatttgaaaactgATGCTCATTGCAGT aTCACCTTGAATTCCAAAGGAGGTGTACCTGACATGGTGTATACGTTTGTGTCGTTGGAAAGCATTGCATCAATCAATGATGGCCAAGTAATAG ATACATTTGGATATGTTTGTGATATCGGTGGCATGACTACCAGCGTTGTTGATGAATCGTTTGGTGATTACATGTTGGTGAACATGACTATTGGCTGTACCAATGAAACCCGA TTGCTTATTTCAGGCATGGGTTTCCGTCATGGACATTGGTTTGGGCGATCTGGAATTCAGGAAGATTCAATTGTGATTATCAAAGGGTGA